From Sphingopyxis sp. USTB-05, the proteins below share one genomic window:
- the acnA gene encoding aconitate hydratase AcnA: protein MTTTGHDTLGTRSTLDVGGKSYAYYSLDKAAAKLGDVSRLPFSMKVLLENLLRFEDGGFTVSKDDVQALVDWQKDPHSNREIQYRPARVLLQDFTGVPCVVDLAAMRDAIAKLGGDTTKINPLVPVHLVIDHSVMVDEFGHPKAFEQNVEIEYYRNGERYDFLKWGSKSLDNFKAVPPGTGICHQVNLEHIAQAVWSSQDADGTTVAYPDTCVGTDSHTTMINGLGVLGWGVGGIEAEAAMLGQPVSMLIPEVVGFKFTGKLKEGVTATDLVLTATQMLRAKGVVGRFVEYFGPGLASLSLADRATLANMAPEYGATCGFFGVDDKTLDYMRLTGRSDENIALVEAYAKAQGLWIVEGAADPVFTDTLELDLATVVPSLAGPKRPQDRVSLPDVDDVFNADMANTYKKAQTRVPVEGKDFDIGDGDVTIAAITSCTNTSNPGVLVAAGLVAKKADALGLKPKPWVKTSLAPGSQVVTDYLVKAGLQKHLDNIGFNLVGYGCTTCIGNSGPLAEPISKAINENGLVAAAVISGNRNFEGRVSPDVRANFLASPPLVVAYALKGTVIEDFTTTPIGQDQSGNDVFLADIWPTNLEVAEAVAGAVDRDMFEARYAHVYKGDEHWQKIEVEGSDTYQWRAGSTYVANPPYFEGMTMTPAPVSDIVNAKPLAILGDSITTDHISPAGSIKADSPAGKWLMEHQVSKADFNSYGARRGHHDVMMRGTFANIRIKNEMVPGIEGGMSRYGSEVMPIYDAAMRHKADGTPLVVIAGKEYGTGSSRDWAAKGTNLLGVRTVIVESFERIHRSNLVGMGVLPLQFLEGQSRETLGLTGDDQFTITGVADLKPRQTVTVNVTRPDGSTFSFDTLCRIDTANEVEYYMNGGILHYVLRKLAA from the coding sequence ATGACCACCACCGGCCACGACACGCTGGGAACCCGTTCGACGCTCGACGTCGGCGGAAAAAGCTATGCTTATTATTCGCTCGACAAGGCTGCGGCCAAGCTCGGCGACGTTTCGCGCCTGCCCTTCTCGATGAAGGTACTGCTCGAAAACCTCCTCCGCTTCGAGGATGGCGGGTTCACCGTGTCAAAGGATGACGTGCAGGCGCTGGTCGACTGGCAAAAGGACCCGCATTCGAACCGCGAGATCCAGTATCGCCCCGCGCGCGTGCTGCTTCAGGATTTCACCGGCGTTCCCTGCGTCGTCGATCTTGCCGCGATGCGCGATGCGATCGCAAAGCTTGGCGGCGACACGACCAAGATCAACCCGCTCGTCCCCGTCCACCTTGTCATCGACCACTCGGTCATGGTCGACGAATTCGGTCATCCCAAGGCGTTCGAACAGAATGTCGAGATCGAATATTATCGCAACGGTGAACGCTATGACTTCCTGAAATGGGGCTCGAAGTCGCTCGACAATTTCAAGGCGGTGCCCCCGGGCACTGGCATTTGCCACCAGGTCAATCTGGAGCATATCGCGCAGGCGGTGTGGTCGAGCCAGGACGCCGACGGCACGACGGTCGCTTATCCCGACACCTGCGTCGGCACCGACAGCCATACGACGATGATCAACGGCCTCGGCGTGCTCGGCTGGGGCGTCGGCGGGATCGAGGCTGAGGCCGCGATGCTTGGCCAGCCCGTGTCGATGCTCATCCCCGAAGTCGTCGGCTTCAAATTCACCGGCAAGCTCAAGGAAGGCGTCACCGCGACCGACCTCGTGCTCACTGCGACGCAGATGCTGCGGGCCAAGGGCGTCGTCGGCCGTTTCGTCGAATATTTCGGCCCCGGCCTCGCGTCGCTGTCGCTCGCCGACCGCGCGACGCTCGCTAATATGGCGCCCGAATATGGCGCGACGTGCGGCTTCTTCGGCGTCGACGACAAGACGCTCGACTATATGCGCCTGACCGGCCGCAGCGACGAGAATATCGCGCTGGTCGAAGCCTATGCCAAGGCACAGGGCCTGTGGATCGTCGAGGGTGCCGCGGACCCCGTGTTCACCGACACGCTCGAACTCGACCTTGCCACCGTCGTGCCGTCGCTTGCCGGTCCGAAGCGTCCGCAGGACCGCGTTTCGCTTCCCGACGTCGACGATGTGTTCAACGCCGACATGGCGAACACCTATAAAAAGGCGCAGACGCGCGTTCCGGTCGAGGGCAAGGATTTCGACATTGGCGACGGCGACGTCACCATCGCCGCGATCACGAGTTGCACCAACACCTCGAACCCCGGCGTGCTGGTCGCCGCGGGTCTGGTCGCGAAGAAAGCCGACGCGCTTGGGCTGAAGCCCAAGCCGTGGGTCAAAACCTCGCTCGCCCCGGGGTCGCAGGTCGTCACCGACTATCTGGTCAAGGCCGGGCTGCAGAAGCATCTCGACAATATCGGCTTCAACCTCGTCGGCTATGGCTGCACGACATGCATCGGCAACTCGGGGCCGCTGGCTGAACCGATTTCAAAGGCGATCAACGAAAATGGCCTCGTCGCCGCGGCGGTGATTTCGGGCAACCGCAACTTCGAAGGCCGCGTGTCGCCCGACGTTCGCGCGAACTTCCTCGCCTCGCCGCCGCTCGTCGTCGCTTACGCGCTCAAGGGCACGGTGATCGAGGATTTCACCACCACCCCGATCGGGCAGGACCAGTCGGGTAACGACGTATTCCTCGCCGACATCTGGCCGACCAATCTGGAAGTTGCCGAGGCGGTGGCGGGCGCGGTCGACCGCGACATGTTCGAGGCGCGCTATGCCCATGTCTACAAGGGCGACGAGCATTGGCAGAAGATCGAGGTCGAGGGTTCGGACACATATCAGTGGCGCGCGGGCTCGACCTATGTCGCCAACCCGCCGTATTTCGAGGGCATGACGATGACCCCGGCGCCGGTGTCGGATATCGTGAACGCCAAGCCGCTTGCGATCCTCGGCGACAGCATCACGACCGACCACATCAGCCCTGCCGGCAGCATCAAGGCGGACTCGCCGGCCGGAAAATGGCTTATGGAACATCAGGTTAGCAAGGCCGACTTCAACAGCTACGGCGCCCGCCGCGGCCACCACGACGTTATGATGCGCGGCACCTTCGCCAACATCCGCATCAAAAACGAAATGGTCCCCGGCATCGAGGGCGGCATGTCGCGCTACGGTTCGGAGGTCATGCCGATCTACGACGCCGCGATGCGTCACAAGGCCGACGGCACCCCGCTCGTCGTTATCGCGGGCAAGGAATATGGCACCGGCTCGTCGCGCGACTGGGCGGCAAAGGGCACCAACCTGCTCGGCGTCCGCACCGTGATCGTCGAAAGCTTCGAGCGTATCCACCGTTCGAACCTCGTCGGCATGGGCGTGCTGCCGCTGCAGTTCCTCGAAGGCCAGAGCCGCGAGACGCTGGGCCTGACCGGCGACGACCAGTTCACCATCACCGGCGTCGCGGACCTGAAGCCGCGCCAGACGGTCACGGTGAACGTCACCCGCCCCGATGGGTCGACGTTCAGCTTCGATACGCTCTGCCGCATCGATACGGCGAATGAGGTCGAATATTATATGAACGGCGGCATCCTGCACTATGTGCTGCGCAAGCTCGCGGCCTGA
- the metE gene encoding 5-methyltetrahydropteroyltriglutamate--homocysteine S-methyltransferase: MTVSVATLGFPRIGLRRELKFALESYWAGKSSLTDLQTAAAGLRALHWTRQKALGADILPSNDFSLYDHVLDTSALVGAIPPRYDWAADTVDPDLYFAMARGAQNACCGGDTTAMEMTKWFDTNYHFLVPELTAGQTFRIASTKIFDEFAEAKALGHATRPVLLGPVSYLMLAKGKAVEPLALLPQLLDTYAEILARLAALGADWVQIDEPCLVLDLTGDQRTAFERAYARLATRGPKLMLTTYFGGLGDNLDLVADLPVHGLHLDLVRAPDQLAPALAKLQPHVLLSLGVIDGRNIWRANLPDLYWRLKELAARRDVILAPSCSLLHVPVDLALETGLDPEIAQWLAFAAQKVEELAALAKALNEGEDASFAAFSASRIAAVARRTSPKIHDAQVAQRLAALDAGATHRTSPFAVRREAQQVRLNLPAYPTTTIGSFPQTAEVRKARAAHVKGDIDDAAYAQYLRVETRAAVKWQEEVGLDVLVHGEFERNDMVQYFGEQLAGFAFTRAGWVQSYGSRCVRPPILYGDVSRPRAMTVDWWRFAQDQTDLPMKGMLTGPVTILNWSFVRDDQPRATSCRQIALAIRDEVQDLEAAGAAIIQIDEAALREGLPLRRSEWQHYLDWAVESFRIASSGVRDDTQIHTHMCYSEFNDIIRAIGAMDADVISIETARSQMELLDAFASYAYPNEVGPGVYDIHSPRIPAEREMTDLLTLAAKHVPPAQIWVNPDCGLKTRKWDEVRPALVAMVAAAKSMRARALVKEAYLAK, encoded by the coding sequence ATGACTGTCAGCGTCGCCACTCTCGGCTTCCCCCGCATCGGCCTCCGCCGTGAACTCAAATTCGCGCTCGAAAGCTATTGGGCCGGGAAATCCTCCCTCACCGACCTGCAAACCGCCGCCGCGGGGCTGCGCGCGCTCCACTGGACGCGGCAAAAAGCGCTCGGCGCCGACATCCTGCCCTCGAACGACTTCTCGCTCTATGACCATGTGCTCGATACCTCGGCGCTCGTGGGTGCTATCCCTCCGCGCTACGACTGGGCAGCCGACACCGTCGACCCTGACCTCTATTTCGCGATGGCGCGCGGCGCGCAGAACGCCTGCTGCGGCGGCGATACGACCGCGATGGAAATGACCAAATGGTTCGACACCAACTATCATTTCCTCGTCCCCGAACTCACCGCCGGCCAGACCTTCCGCATCGCCTCGACCAAGATCTTTGACGAGTTTGCGGAAGCCAAGGCGCTCGGCCATGCGACGCGCCCCGTCCTGCTCGGCCCCGTCAGCTATCTGATGCTCGCCAAGGGCAAGGCGGTCGAGCCGCTCGCCCTGCTGCCCCAGCTCCTCGACACCTATGCAGAGATTCTCGCTCGCCTCGCCGCGCTTGGTGCCGACTGGGTCCAGATCGATGAGCCCTGCCTCGTCCTCGACCTGACGGGCGACCAGCGCACCGCCTTCGAGCGCGCCTACGCCCGGCTCGCGACGCGCGGGCCCAAGCTGATGCTCACCACTTACTTCGGCGGCCTCGGCGACAATCTCGATCTCGTCGCGGACCTTCCCGTCCACGGCCTGCACCTCGATCTCGTCCGCGCGCCGGATCAGCTCGCCCCCGCGCTGGCGAAGCTCCAGCCGCATGTCCTCCTCTCGCTCGGCGTCATCGACGGCCGCAACATCTGGCGCGCCAACCTCCCCGACCTCTATTGGCGCCTCAAGGAACTTGCGGCCAGGCGCGACGTCATCCTCGCGCCCTCATGCTCGCTCCTCCACGTCCCCGTCGACCTCGCGCTCGAAACCGGCCTCGATCCCGAAATCGCCCAGTGGCTGGCGTTCGCCGCGCAGAAGGTGGAGGAACTCGCCGCGCTGGCCAAGGCGCTGAACGAAGGCGAGGACGCAAGCTTCGCCGCCTTCTCCGCCTCGCGCATCGCCGCGGTCGCACGCCGGACCTCGCCCAAGATCCACGACGCGCAGGTGGCGCAGCGCCTCGCCGCCCTCGACGCCGGCGCCACCCACCGGACCTCCCCCTTCGCCGTCCGCCGCGAAGCGCAGCAGGTCCGGCTGAACCTCCCCGCCTACCCCACCACGACGATCGGCAGCTTCCCGCAGACCGCAGAGGTCCGCAAGGCGCGCGCCGCGCACGTCAAGGGCGATATCGACGACGCCGCTTACGCCCAATATCTCCGCGTCGAAACGCGCGCCGCGGTGAAATGGCAGGAGGAGGTCGGCCTCGACGTCCTCGTCCACGGCGAGTTCGAGCGTAACGACATGGTGCAATATTTCGGCGAGCAGCTCGCGGGCTTCGCCTTCACCCGCGCCGGCTGGGTGCAAAGCTATGGCTCGCGCTGCGTCCGCCCACCGATCCTCTATGGCGACGTCTCGCGCCCGCGGGCGATGACCGTCGACTGGTGGCGCTTTGCGCAGGACCAGACCGACTTGCCGATGAAGGGCATGCTCACAGGCCCCGTCACCATCCTGAACTGGTCCTTCGTCCGCGACGATCAGCCGCGCGCGACAAGCTGCCGCCAGATCGCGCTCGCGATCCGCGACGAGGTACAGGACCTCGAGGCTGCCGGCGCCGCGATCATCCAGATCGACGAGGCGGCGCTGCGCGAAGGCCTCCCCCTCCGTCGCAGCGAATGGCAGCATTACCTCGACTGGGCGGTCGAAAGCTTCCGCATCGCATCGTCCGGCGTGCGCGACGACACGCAGATTCACACGCATATGTGCTATTCGGAGTTCAACGACATCATCCGCGCGATCGGCGCGATGGACGCCGACGTCATCTCGATCGAGACCGCACGCTCACAGATGGAGTTGCTCGACGCCTTCGCCTCCTACGCCTATCCCAACGAGGTCGGCCCCGGCGTCTATGACATCCACAGCCCCCGCATCCCGGCGGAGCGCGAGATGACCGATCTGCTCACGCTCGCCGCCAAGCACGTCCCGCCCGCGCAGATTTGGGTGAACCCCGACTGCGGGCTCAAGACGCGCAAGTGGGACGAGGTGCGCCCCGCGCTGGTCGCGATGGTCGCCGCGGCCAAATCGATGCGCGCCCGCGCGCTGGTGAAGGAGGCCTATCTTGCCAAGTGA
- a CDS encoding ribosomal protein L7/L12, whose protein sequence is MSGLLLFALGFLCGAGLVLALRRDSGARDLTGPPPRAPSPPRSVQIDAAPVTVQVHTEVHSDDQILEMIRRGRKIEAIKRMRDLTGMRLSEAKDAVEAIERTLR, encoded by the coding sequence ATGAGCGGACTTCTTCTCTTCGCCCTCGGCTTTCTCTGCGGCGCCGGCCTCGTACTGGCGCTGCGGCGTGACAGCGGCGCGCGCGACCTGACGGGTCCGCCGCCGCGGGCGCCCTCCCCGCCCCGCAGCGTGCAAATCGACGCGGCACCGGTGACCGTACAGGTCCATACCGAAGTCCATAGCGACGACCAGATTCTCGAAATGATCCGCCGCGGCCGCAAGATCGAAGCGATCAAGCGGATGCGCGACCTGACGGGAATGCGGCTTTCCGAAGCCAAGGATGCCGTCGAGGCTATCGAACGGACATTGCGCTAA
- a CDS encoding acyl-CoA thioesterase, with the protein MPAGQPAVRVTAMPANANVYGDIFGGWLMAQMDLAASSVASLHARGRAVTISVEGMSFHRPVFVGDEVSVFGRLVKVGRTSMHVEVEAWARDRHAEEAHKVTQAVFIFVAVGPDRRPRAVRALSG; encoded by the coding sequence ATGCCAGCGGGCCAGCCCGCCGTCCGCGTCACTGCCATGCCCGCCAACGCCAATGTCTATGGCGACATTTTCGGTGGCTGGCTGATGGCCCAGATGGACCTTGCCGCCTCGTCGGTCGCGTCGCTCCACGCGCGCGGCCGCGCGGTGACGATCTCGGTGGAGGGCATGTCCTTCCACCGTCCCGTCTTCGTTGGGGACGAGGTTTCGGTCTTTGGCCGCCTTGTAAAAGTCGGCCGCACCTCGATGCATGTCGAGGTCGAAGCCTGGGCTCGCGACCGCCATGCCGAGGAGGCGCACAAGGTCACGCAAGCGGTCTTCATCTTCGTCGCGGTCGGCCCGGACCGCCGACCAAGGGCGGTGCGGGCGCTATCCGGCTAA
- a CDS encoding LacI family DNA-binding transcriptional regulator → MKTLRPTSFDVAERAGVSQSTVSRALRNSPGVNAETRARVSAAARELGYVVDRHASSLRLKSSETIALVTICRPGEDRSAINPFYFALLGSIAAATSARGFNLLVSFQENADNFRADFVASGLADAMIVIGTTSNREAWKYFAEAQASGLDFVCWGSPGSPFHWMRSENDIGGQLAAEHFVRDGRRHIAFVGPQQSPQRQFDERRDGFTAALGTHGLTPIVAEPPAAADRHAQGVAAVQALLEAHPETDAIFAASDMLALGVLQGLKDAGRRVPQDVALIGFDGIRAGTLADPALTTLEPDLDAAGEALVAMALEDDEHTRSGTRIPVHLVVRGTA, encoded by the coding sequence ATGAAGACGCTGCGCCCGACCTCGTTCGACGTCGCCGAACGCGCCGGGGTTTCCCAATCGACGGTGTCACGCGCTCTCCGCAACAGCCCGGGCGTCAATGCCGAGACACGCGCGCGCGTCTCGGCCGCGGCGCGCGAGCTGGGTTATGTCGTCGACCGTCACGCCTCGTCGCTGCGGCTCAAGAGCAGCGAGACGATCGCGCTCGTTACCATCTGCCGCCCCGGCGAGGACCGCAGCGCGATCAATCCATTCTATTTCGCGCTTCTGGGCAGCATCGCGGCCGCCACCTCGGCGCGCGGGTTCAACCTGCTCGTTTCCTTTCAGGAAAATGCCGACAATTTCCGCGCCGATTTCGTCGCCTCGGGGCTCGCCGACGCGATGATCGTCATCGGCACGACCAGCAACCGAGAAGCGTGGAAATATTTCGCCGAGGCGCAGGCCTCCGGCCTCGACTTCGTCTGCTGGGGCAGCCCGGGCAGTCCCTTCCACTGGATGCGCAGCGAAAACGACATCGGCGGCCAACTCGCCGCCGAACATTTCGTACGCGACGGCCGCCGCCACATCGCCTTCGTCGGGCCGCAGCAATCGCCGCAGCGCCAGTTCGACGAACGCCGCGACGGCTTTACCGCCGCGCTTGGCACGCACGGCCTCACCCCCATCGTCGCCGAGCCGCCGGCCGCCGCCGACCGCCACGCGCAGGGCGTAGCCGCGGTGCAGGCGCTGCTGGAGGCGCACCCCGAAACCGACGCGATCTTCGCCGCGTCCGACATGCTCGCGCTCGGCGTGCTGCAGGGGCTCAAGGATGCGGGGCGCCGCGTTCCGCAGGATGTCGCGCTGATCGGCTTCGACGGCATCCGCGCCGGTACGCTCGCCGACCCCGCGCTCACCACGCTGGAGCCCGACCTCGATGCCGCGGGCGAGGCGCTCGTCGCGATGGCGCTCGAGGACGACGAGCATACGCGCAGCGGCACGCGCATCCCCGTCCATCTCGTCGTGCGCGGCACCGCCTGA
- a CDS encoding RidA family protein, with product MALVAGLCAGSAGAREAGSVLMPENAEARAFQEAVGYADAVIAGDIIYLSGVVAAPAKGESDLAPGYERAFKHIAATLARAGASWDDVVDITTFHTDLAAHIDGFAAVKNNYVKAPFPAWTAIGVSRLYEPTAVVEIKVVAVRRAK from the coding sequence ATGGCGCTGGTGGCGGGGCTGTGCGCCGGGTCGGCGGGCGCGCGCGAGGCGGGATCGGTGCTGATGCCCGAAAATGCGGAAGCGCGCGCGTTTCAGGAGGCGGTGGGCTATGCCGATGCGGTGATCGCCGGCGACATCATCTATCTGTCGGGGGTGGTCGCGGCGCCAGCGAAGGGCGAGAGCGATCTGGCGCCTGGGTATGAGCGCGCTTTCAAACATATCGCCGCGACGCTGGCGCGCGCGGGCGCGAGCTGGGACGATGTCGTCGACATCACGACCTTTCACACCGACCTTGCCGCGCATATCGACGGCTTTGCGGCGGTGAAGAACAATTATGTCAAGGCGCCCTTTCCGGCGTGGACCGCGATCGGCGTGTCGCGACTGTACGAACCGACCGCGGTCGTCGAGATCAAGGTGGTGGCGGTGCGGCGCGCGAAATAG
- a CDS encoding Flp family type IVb pilin, producing MRTRRPSNLLCDERGATAIEYGLIAALISLACIIAFQMLGLSLESIFTTIDEALNR from the coding sequence ATGCGGACCCGACGACCATCGAACCTCCTCTGCGACGAACGCGGCGCGACCGCGATCGAATATGGGCTGATCGCCGCGCTGATCTCGCTCGCGTGCATCATCGCCTTCCAGATGCTCGGGCTCAGTCTCGAATCTATCTTCACGACGATCGACGAGGCGCTGAACCGATAA
- a CDS encoding DUF2891 domain-containing protein, whose translation MTILTPDHAARFANATLAHLGREYPYKMDLVLNGPEDARPPREHHPIFHGSFDWHSCVHGWWQILRLARRFPDLPISADIRARADEMLVPGKVAGELAYLERPYAAGFERPYGWAWLLALHAETERHDAPWATALEPLAAAFAARFHAFLPKLTYPLRVGTHFNISFALLLARHWAETRDPALVTLIDARARGWFADDRDCQAWEPGGDEFLSSALTEAHLMAVVLCEDFTPWFDAFLPRATAEQPATLFMPATVSDRSDGKIAHLDGLNLSRAWSWRAIAAGLGADHPVSPVAEAAAQRHLAAALPHVTGDYMGEHWLASFALLALDGLAD comes from the coding sequence ATGACCATTCTCACCCCCGACCACGCCGCCCGCTTCGCCAACGCGACCCTCGCGCATCTCGGCCGCGAATATCCGTACAAGATGGACCTTGTGCTGAACGGCCCTGAGGATGCGAGGCCGCCGCGCGAGCACCACCCGATCTTTCATGGCAGCTTTGACTGGCATAGCTGCGTCCATGGCTGGTGGCAGATACTTCGCCTCGCGCGCCGCTTCCCCGATCTGCCGATCTCCGCCGATATCCGCGCCCGCGCCGACGAAATGCTCGTGCCTGGGAAGGTGGCCGGTGAACTCGCCTATCTCGAACGCCCCTATGCTGCGGGCTTCGAGCGCCCCTATGGCTGGGCTTGGCTGCTCGCACTCCACGCCGAGACCGAGCGTCACGACGCCCCTTGGGCCACCGCGCTCGAACCGCTTGCCGCCGCCTTTGCCGCGCGCTTCCACGCGTTCCTCCCCAAGCTCACCTATCCGCTGCGCGTCGGCACCCATTTCAACATCAGCTTTGCGCTCCTTCTCGCGCGCCACTGGGCCGAAACCCGCGATCCCGCGCTGGTCACCCTCATCGACGCCCGCGCGCGCGGCTGGTTCGCCGATGATCGCGACTGTCAGGCATGGGAACCCGGCGGTGACGAATTCCTCTCCTCCGCGCTCACCGAAGCGCATCTGATGGCCGTTGTCCTATGCGAAGATTTCACGCCATGGTTCGACGCCTTCCTCCCTCGCGCCACCGCCGAGCAGCCCGCGACGCTTTTCATGCCCGCCACCGTCTCCGACCGCAGCGACGGCAAGATCGCGCATCTCGACGGCCTCAATCTCAGCCGCGCGTGGAGCTGGCGCGCGATCGCCGCCGGGCTCGGCGCCGACCATCCCGTCAGCCCCGTCGCCGAAGCCGCGGCGCAGCGCCACCTCGCCGCCGCGCTCCCGCATGTCACCGGCGACTATATGGGCGAACATTGGCTCGCGAGCTTTGCTTTGCTGGCGCTCGACGGCCTCGCCGATTGA
- a CDS encoding GGDEF domain-containing protein, translated as MNGQFFISLLNPGIGFLFATAFFLLWLNRRERYVAYAAAAYTASALAFLIQDVGPVLPMELQRLPANVGFLATGMLFAAAIIKRYDLPVPWRAMGITAAVSTTIFVWFLLGRPSIAARILTISTGAGIIATMVVIALWPVEKRHLIDRVLFWVAAFSALNLIVRPVVLLSLRGGFDNYVGFQQSIYWTTVQFTQAMVSIVAAISLMVAVAIDQIAELRRQADYDNLSGLLNRRGFEAQAETALRRCQDEARPVALLVADLDHFKRINDNHDHAVGDAIIAAFGAHVRLIGPAAMVAGRIGGEEFALLVPGAGIESARQLAEAVRTGLQAACADRIPASLCPTASFGIAVGTPGGGTNLAALMHEADQALYEAKRTGRNRVRSYTPKPVRLTANGG; from the coding sequence GTGAACGGACAATTTTTCATCTCGCTGCTCAACCCGGGCATCGGCTTCCTGTTCGCCACCGCCTTTTTCCTGCTGTGGCTCAACCGCCGCGAGCGCTACGTCGCTTATGCCGCCGCCGCCTATACGGCTTCGGCCCTCGCCTTCCTGATCCAGGACGTCGGCCCGGTGTTGCCGATGGAACTGCAGCGCCTACCCGCGAATGTCGGCTTCCTCGCGACCGGCATGCTCTTCGCCGCCGCGATCATCAAACGCTACGACCTCCCCGTCCCCTGGCGCGCGATGGGCATCACCGCGGCCGTCTCCACCACCATCTTCGTCTGGTTCCTTCTCGGCCGACCGAGCATCGCCGCGCGCATCCTGACGATCAGCACCGGCGCGGGTATCATCGCGACCATGGTCGTCATCGCGCTCTGGCCGGTCGAAAAGCGCCACCTGATCGACCGCGTGCTGTTCTGGGTCGCCGCCTTTTCGGCGCTCAACCTCATCGTCCGACCCGTCGTCCTGCTTTCGCTACGCGGCGGTTTCGACAATTATGTCGGCTTCCAGCAGTCAATCTATTGGACCACCGTCCAGTTCACGCAGGCGATGGTGTCGATCGTCGCGGCGATCAGCCTGATGGTCGCGGTTGCGATCGACCAGATCGCCGAGCTGCGCCGTCAGGCCGACTATGACAATCTTTCGGGCCTGCTCAACCGCCGCGGGTTCGAGGCGCAGGCCGAAACCGCGCTTCGTCGCTGCCAGGACGAAGCGCGCCCCGTCGCGCTGCTCGTCGCGGACCTCGATCATTTCAAGCGCATCAACGACAATCACGATCACGCGGTCGGTGACGCGATCATCGCCGCTTTCGGCGCGCATGTCCGGCTGATCGGCCCCGCAGCTATGGTCGCGGGCCGCATCGGCGGAGAGGAGTTCGCGCTGCTCGTCCCCGGCGCGGGGATCGAGTCGGCGCGCCAGCTCGCCGAAGCGGTGCGCACCGGCCTTCAGGCCGCCTGCGCCGACCGCATCCCCGCCAGCCTCTGCCCGACCGCGAGCTTCGGCATCGCAGTCGGGACGCCCGGCGGTGGCACCAACCTCGCCGCACTGATGCACGAGGCCGATCAGGCGCTCTACGAAGCCAAGCGCACCGGCCGCAACCGCGTGCGCTCCTATACGCCGAAGCCCGTGCGCCTTACCGCGAATGGCGGCTGA